The genomic region TACAAGAAACACCTGCGGCGGCGGGACAGGGTGAAGGCGCACGACGAGCGAAACAGTTGCGGCATTGGAGATCGGGTGCTGATAGCCGAGACGCGGCCGTTGAGTCGAGACAAGCGCTGGGCTGTCCGCGCAATTCTCGAAAAGGCAGCGTGAGGAGGCTCGTCGGCGTG from Candidatus Binatia bacterium harbors:
- the rpsQ gene encoding 30S ribosomal protein S17, with the translated sequence MEECKRGKAKTREGVVVSNKMNKTVVVMVERLVQHAKYKKHLRRRDRVKAHDERNSCGIGDRVLIAETRPLSRDKRWAVRAILEKAA